Proteins encoded within one genomic window of Triticum aestivum cultivar Chinese Spring chromosome 2D, IWGSC CS RefSeq v2.1, whole genome shotgun sequence:
- the LOC123052287 gene encoding zinc finger protein ENHYDROUS, whose amino-acid sequence MPPNPTEPEQPEAAATPAPPKKKRNLPGTPDPDAEVIALSPGTLMATNRFVCEVCGKGFQRDQNLQLHRRGHNLPWRLRQRGPGAAPPRRRVYVCPEPGCVHHSPARALGDLTGIKKHFCRKHGEKRWACPRCGKRYAVQADLKAHAKTCGTREYRCDCGTLFTRRDSFVTHRAFCGALVEETGRVLAVPAPPSPRPPDLEEVEENVDKDKEKEEENVDKHKEKEDEGGKGGEDENETSAVAEVDEPQHVEAAMEEPQPQRIPSPPSPTPPSPTPQEQQPMVAVVRNLDEPVVVVEPIVDIKQEEEDKRDEDVCFQEADKYNVAELEDSNLPDNDTPMPPCFLPSPSDAIGTDGSSTSCGTVSSASNSIAPATTTSTFAGLFASATTSTTPQSRSLRDLIGVDPTFLCLAIGTPSSLFSQTDASNPGTFAPPPAPHISATALLQKAAEAGASQAGTSFLKEFGLASSSSSTPSRPPQGRFIDSSSTQSQQPQGRFIECSSTQSRLPQDRFIDSSSTQSRLPHDRFTDSISTQSRLPQDRFIESSSTHSRLPQDRFIESSSTQSRLPQDRFIESSSTQSRLPQDRFIESSSTQSRLPQDRFIDSSTQFRLPQDRYINNSMPSKLSQGRFMDTSLPSQQLLPQGRFLDNSPASNLSQGRFFDNSQPSNPTQGRFFVNSPPSNLPHGRFTDYSSPGRLPQGMYIDGLPQSRLPQGRYIDNSPQAKLPQGGRFVDSNPQQWHQRSNNHNQLMDMEPGPMVSGSLGLGLAYEGSNPRLPDLMMGQSPLFGPKPATLDFLGLGIGGTMGGSTASGGLPALMVGGELDMGSAAQPPSPWEEAQRKTNGRTIL is encoded by the exons ATGCCGCCCAATCCGACGGAGCCGGAGCAGCCGGAGGCGGCCGCGACGCCGGCGCCGCCCAAGAAGAAGAGGAACCTCCCCGGGACGCCAG ATCCGGACGCGGAGGTGATCGCGCTGTCGCCGGGGACGCTCATGGCGACCAACCGGTTCGTGTGCGAGGTGTGCGGCAAGGGCTTCCAGAGGGACCAGAACCTGCAGCTCCACCGCCGGGGGCACAACCTTCCGTGGCGGCTGCGGCAGCGCGGCCCCGGGGCGGCGCCGCCGCGCCGGAGGGTCTACGTCTGCCCGGAGCCCGGCTGCGTGCACCACTCCCCCGCCCGCGCGCTCGGGGACCTCACGGGCATCAAGAAGCACTTCTGCCGCAAGCACGGCGAGAAGCGATGGGCCTGCCCACGCTGCGGCAAGCGCTACGCCGTCCAGGCCGACCTCAAGGCTCATGCCAAGACCTGCGGCACCCGCGAGTATCGCTGTGACTGCGGCACACTCTTCACCAG GAGAGACAGTTTCGTGACACATCGCGCTTTCTGTGGCGCTCTCGTCGAGGAGACCGGCAGAGTGCTCGCTGTTCCGGCGCCGCCTTCGCCTCGGCCACCTgatttggaggaggttgaggagaatGTGGACAAGGACAAGGAGAAAGAAGAGGAGAATGTGGATAAGCACAAGGAAAAGGAGGATGAGGGGGGCAAGGGGGGAGAAGATGAAAATGAGACTTCTGCCGTGGCCGAGGTGGATGAGCCACAGCACGTTGAGGCAGCAATGGAGGAGCCACAGCCGCAGCGGATTCCGTCGCCGCCATCTCCAACGCCGCCATCTCCAACGCCACAGGAGCAGCAGCCAATGGTGGCAGTTGTGCGAAATTTGGATG AGCCAGTGGTGGTTGTGGAGCCAATTGTGGATATCAAGCAAGAGGAGGAAGATAAGCGAGATGAAGATGTTTGCTTCCAGGAAGCTGATAAGTACAATGTCGCTGAACTAGAAGACTCCAACTTGCCAGATAATGATACCCCGATGCCTCCTTGTTTCCTCCCCTCGCCCTCGGATGCCATTGGTACAGATGGCAGCAGCACCAGTTGTGGCACAGTCAGCAGTGCATCCAATTCCATTGCGCCAGCAACGACGACTAGCACATTTGCGGGGCTGTTTGCATCAGCCACAACAAGCACCACTCCCCAGAGTAGATCGCTGCGTGATCTTATCGGTGTTGATCCCACCTTCCTTTGCCTTGCAATCGGTACACCATCCTCTCTGTTCTCGCAGACAGATGCAAGCAACCCTGGCACCTTTGCTCCAccaccagcaccgcacatatctgCGACTGCACTCCTGCAGAAGGCTGCTGAGGCTGGAGCTTCGCAAGCAGGCACATCTTTCTTGAAGGAGTTTGGTCTTGCAAGTTCCTCCTCATCAACCCCATCCAGACCACCTCAAGGAAGGTTCATTGACAGCAGCTCAACGCAATCCCAGCAGCCCCAGGGAAGGTTCATCGAGTGCAGCTCAACACAATCCCGGTTACCTCAAGACAGGTTCATCGACAGCAGCTCAACACAATCCCGGTTACCTCATGACAGGTTCACCGACAGCATCTCAACACAATCCCGGTTACCCCAAGACAGGTTCATCGAGAGCAGCTCAACACATTCCCGGTTACCTCAAGACAGGTTCATCGAGAGCAGCTCAACACAATCCCGGTTACCTCAAGACAGGTTTATCGAGAGCAGCTCAACACAATCCCGGTTACCTCAAGACAGGTTCATCGAGAGCAGCTCGACACAATCCCGGTTACCTCAAGACAGGTTCATCGACAGCTCAACACAATTTCGATTACCTCAAGACAGGTACATCAATAACTCGATGCCATCCAAGCTATCTCAAGGGAGATTCATGGATACCTCACTGCCATCCCAGCAGCTGCTACCTCAAGGAAGGTTCCTTGACAACTCGCCAGCATCAAATCTGTCTCAAGGAAGGTTCTTTGATAACTCGCAACCATCCAATCCAACTCAAGGAAGGTTCTTCGTCAACTCGCCACCATCCAATCTACCTCATGGAAGGTTCACTGATTATTCGTCACCAGGAAGGTTGCCTCAAGGAATGTACATCGATGGCTTGCCACAATCCAGGCTACCACAAGGAAGGTACATCGACAACTCACCACAGGCCAAGCTACCACAGGGGGGAAGGTTCGTTGATAGCAATCCACAGCAATGGCACCAAAGGAGCAATAATCATAACCAGCTAATGGATATGGAGCCTGGGCCGATGGTATCTGGTAGCCTTGGCCTTGGTCTCGCCTATGAAGGTTCAAATCCAAGGTTGCCAGATTTGATGATGGGGCAATCACCACTGTTCGGTCCCAAGCCTGCCACTCTGGACTTCCTTGGGCTTGGCATCGGAGGGACCATGGGCGGCTCCACGGCCAGCGGTGGCCTACCGGCATTGATGGTGGGAGGAGAGCTGGACATGGGGTCTGCCGCACAGCCGCCCTCTCCATGGGAGGAGGCACAGAGAAAGACCAACGGCCGCACAATCCTGTGA